The Flavobacterium jumunjinense genome includes a region encoding these proteins:
- a CDS encoding B12-binding domain-containing radical SAM protein — MKDILLITPPFTQLNTPYPATAYIKGFLNTKNIAAFQMDLGIEVILELFSKIGLQNIFEYATVQFESSNDISENSERIFTLQSEYSKTIDSVIAFLQGKNPSLARQICSGNFLPEASRFSQLDDMEWAFGNMGMQDKAKHLATLYLEDLSDFIVECIDENFGFSRYAERLGRSANSFNELHQELQSEPTYIDVITLSILNDRVKSIQPKLVLISVPFPGNLYSAFRCAQFIKNNYPEIKISMGGGFPNTELREIKDKRVFEFFDFITLDDGELPVELLVNHVLNSPPLEGLVEAKRTFLLENNEVTYKNNTLKHDYKQSEVGTPDYSDLCLDKYISVIEIANPMHSLWSDGRWNKLTMAHGCYWGKCTFCDISLDYIKIYEPVAAKLLVDRMEELMLQTGENGFHFVDEAAPPALMREVALEILRRDLVVTWWTNIRFEKSFTYDLCLLLKTSGCIAVSGGLEVASDRLLQLIKKGVTLEQVAKVTRNLTESGIMVHAYLMYGYPTQTIQETIDSLEMVRQLFELGVLQSGFWHQFAMTAHSPVGLDPEAFGVVPEKNEITFANNDINFKDKTGINHDKFSFGLKKSLFNYMHGICFDYELQDWFDFKIPRTKIDPDYISNCLQQEQVFTLKPNAKIVWLGMNPILEIFTKSKKGNSWEMMKLFFHDKKVSFEIVLEKEKGEWLVRMLPSLSVKNQAVSTLGQLKTSYESDFEDFELFWYSKPIETLKENGLLLI; from the coding sequence ATGAAAGACATTCTATTAATCACTCCACCTTTTACCCAACTGAATACTCCATATCCAGCAACAGCCTATATTAAAGGGTTTCTGAATACTAAAAACATTGCTGCTTTTCAAATGGATTTAGGGATAGAAGTAATTTTAGAATTGTTTTCAAAGATAGGGTTACAAAATATTTTCGAATATGCAACGGTACAATTCGAATCGAGTAATGATATTTCTGAAAATTCAGAACGGATTTTTACACTTCAAAGTGAATATAGTAAAACAATAGATTCGGTTATTGCATTTCTTCAAGGGAAAAACCCTTCATTGGCAAGGCAAATATGCAGTGGTAACTTTCTACCAGAAGCTTCACGTTTTAGTCAGTTGGACGATATGGAATGGGCTTTTGGAAACATGGGAATGCAAGATAAAGCTAAGCATTTAGCAACATTGTATTTAGAGGATTTATCCGATTTTATAGTAGAATGTATCGATGAAAATTTTGGATTTAGTCGTTATGCCGAACGTTTAGGGAGAAGCGCAAACTCATTTAATGAACTGCATCAAGAACTGCAAAGTGAACCTACTTACATAGATGTAATAACTTTATCTATTTTAAACGATAGAGTAAAAAGTATTCAACCAAAATTGGTTTTAATTTCCGTACCCTTTCCAGGTAATTTATACAGTGCTTTTCGTTGTGCTCAATTCATAAAAAACAATTATCCAGAAATTAAGATTTCTATGGGTGGTGGCTTTCCAAACACAGAACTTCGAGAAATAAAAGACAAGCGTGTTTTTGAATTTTTCGATTTTATTACTTTAGATGATGGAGAATTACCTGTTGAACTTTTAGTTAATCATGTTTTAAATTCCCCTCCATTGGAGGGGTTAGTGGAGGCTAAACGTACATTTCTCCTTGAAAACAATGAAGTAACCTACAAAAATAATACTCTAAAACACGACTATAAACAAAGCGAAGTAGGAACACCTGACTATTCCGATTTGTGCCTTGATAAATATATTTCTGTGATAGAAATTGCCAACCCAATGCATAGTTTATGGTCAGACGGACGTTGGAATAAGTTAACAATGGCTCATGGATGTTATTGGGGAAAATGTACTTTCTGCGATATCTCCTTAGATTATATTAAAATTTACGAACCCGTTGCAGCCAAACTATTAGTAGATAGAATGGAAGAATTAATGTTGCAAACGGGAGAAAACGGATTTCATTTTGTAGATGAAGCAGCACCACCAGCTTTAATGCGAGAGGTTGCGCTAGAAATTCTTAGAAGAGACTTAGTAGTAACTTGGTGGACGAACATCCGATTTGAGAAAAGCTTTACCTATGATTTGTGTTTGTTATTGAAAACTTCGGGTTGTATTGCAGTTTCAGGAGGTTTAGAAGTAGCATCAGATAGGTTACTACAATTAATAAAAAAAGGAGTAACGCTAGAACAAGTTGCCAAAGTAACCAGAAATTTAACCGAATCAGGAATTATGGTTCATGCTTATTTAATGTATGGCTATCCAACTCAAACTATTCAAGAAACAATTGATAGTCTTGAAATGGTGCGACAATTATTTGAGTTAGGAGTGCTACAATCAGGTTTTTGGCATCAATTTGCAATGACAGCACATAGTCCAGTTGGATTAGATCCTGAAGCTTTTGGGGTAGTACCAGAAAAAAATGAAATTACGTTTGCTAATAATGATATTAATTTCAAAGACAAAACAGGCATCAATCATGATAAGTTTAGTTTCGGATTAAAGAAATCATTATTCAATTATATGCATGGAATTTGTTTTGATTATGAATTGCAAGATTGGTTTGATTTTAAAATTCCAAGAACAAAAATCGATCCAGATTATATTTCAAATTGTCTACAGCAAGAGCAAGTTTTTACATTAAAACCAAATGCAAAAATTGTGTGGTTAGGAATGAATCCAATACTTGAAATTTTTACAAAATCTAAAAAAGGGAATTCTTGGGAAATGATGAAATTATTTTTCCATGATAAAAAAGTTTCATTTGAAATTGTGTTAGAAAAGGAAAAAGGAGAGTGGCTTGTTAGAATGTTACCCTCGCTTTCTGTAAAGAATCAAGCTGTTTCAACTTTAGGCCAATTAAAAACAAGTTATGAATCTGACTTTGAAGATTTTGAATTATTTTGGTATTCTAAGCCAATTGAGACACTAAAAGAGAATGGGTTATTGTTAATTTAA
- a CDS encoding ATP-binding protein: protein MSFVAAKKNLQVTTYSKVVFLLVIVSIGFLLLMSTLYYYNQKQQRQFYITSSQDLEREVNGLMDLNSDSYISLINEITYWDDLVNFVEEKNIEWFDNSVVYLIDSYKVDYIDVYTMNEEFVSKASTLKIRTQDFIPKSVFPKLKKDKLIKFYTKIPEGIVVVYGATIHSSTDPFKNKTAPKGYFFIAKLLDDKYFLNIKKASSATIKYYDNNEQIESDNIFYIKELEDIDGKKIASLLFQRKAKVDFSNTRKIVYITLVGFLLSIAIFFYYANRWAKKPMLLIKKVLEKGDVGAINELKNKRGEFRYIGKLFEQNHYQKIRLQETKLKAEESDKLKSAFLMNLSHEIRTPMNAIMGFSDLLSKKDLTTSEKEKYLEIIKKSGSNLIAIIDDLVEMSKIDSDLVTPKYSSFDLKSMLQATFDSVKITMNKDKNVDLKFINPEPLVSKNIISDVVKLNQVVTNLLSNAVKFTDEGFVILDYEVNEEKQTIDFSVKDSGIGIPDELQEKIFARFNKISINESVNNDGLGLGLAISKAYVEMLGGTMSLKSEIGVGSTFRFSIPLKEDTSTQKIDIQIDVKEVPMNKGNKEVILVAEDDNINFLLIEKLLTMLNFTIIRAKNGEEAILFCEENKEIDLVLMDIKMPVLDGHQAFKKIRTFNKTVPIIAQTSYSFPEEIEKIKELGFNDFITKPIEKEKLFMLIEKYLKK, encoded by the coding sequence ATGTCCTTTGTTGCGGCAAAAAAGAATTTACAAGTAACTACCTATTCTAAAGTAGTTTTCTTATTGGTCATTGTATCAATAGGCTTTTTATTACTAATGTCTACCTTATATTATTATAATCAAAAGCAACAACGACAGTTTTATATTACCTCTTCTCAAGACTTAGAAAGAGAAGTAAACGGATTAATGGACCTGAATTCAGATTCCTATATTTCACTAATAAACGAAATTACCTATTGGGACGATTTAGTTAATTTTGTAGAAGAAAAAAATATAGAATGGTTTGATAATTCAGTAGTCTATTTAATTGATAGTTACAAAGTAGATTATATTGATGTTTATACAATGAATGAGGAGTTTGTATCCAAAGCATCAACATTAAAAATTAGAACACAAGACTTCATTCCAAAATCGGTATTTCCAAAACTAAAGAAAGATAAATTAATAAAGTTTTATACAAAAATTCCAGAAGGAATAGTAGTTGTCTATGGAGCAACAATCCATTCTTCTACAGATCCATTTAAGAACAAAACAGCTCCAAAAGGCTATTTTTTTATTGCAAAATTATTAGATGATAAATATTTTTTAAACATTAAAAAAGCAAGTAGTGCAACAATAAAATACTACGATAATAATGAACAAATAGAGTCAGATAATATTTTTTATATTAAAGAATTAGAGGATATTGATGGAAAGAAAATAGCATCATTACTTTTTCAAAGAAAAGCAAAAGTTGATTTTTCTAACACACGTAAAATAGTATACATTACTCTTGTTGGTTTTTTATTATCCATCGCAATCTTTTTTTACTACGCAAATAGATGGGCAAAAAAACCAATGTTACTAATTAAGAAAGTATTAGAGAAAGGAGATGTTGGAGCAATAAATGAATTAAAAAATAAAAGAGGAGAGTTCAGATACATTGGTAAACTATTTGAACAAAATCACTACCAGAAAATCCGACTACAGGAAACAAAACTAAAAGCAGAAGAAAGTGACAAACTAAAATCGGCTTTTTTAATGAATTTATCCCATGAAATCAGAACGCCAATGAATGCAATCATGGGGTTTTCAGACCTATTATCAAAAAAAGATTTGACTACTTCTGAAAAAGAAAAATATTTAGAAATAATTAAAAAAAGTGGTTCAAACTTAATTGCAATCATTGATGATTTAGTTGAAATGTCTAAAATTGATTCCGATTTAGTCACTCCAAAATACAGTAGTTTCGATTTAAAATCAATGCTTCAAGCCACATTCGATTCTGTGAAGATTACAATGAATAAAGATAAGAATGTCGATTTAAAGTTTATTAATCCAGAACCTTTAGTTTCTAAAAACATTATTTCAGATGTTGTTAAATTAAATCAAGTTGTAACCAATTTATTGTCTAATGCAGTTAAATTTACCGATGAAGGATTTGTAATTTTAGATTATGAAGTAAATGAAGAAAAGCAAACTATAGATTTTTCTGTAAAAGATTCTGGGATTGGAATTCCAGATGAACTGCAAGAAAAAATATTTGCAAGATTTAATAAAATTAGCATTAATGAAAGTGTAAATAATGACGGATTAGGGCTTGGACTCGCAATTTCGAAAGCTTATGTTGAAATGTTAGGAGGAACAATGTCTTTAAAATCAGAAATTGGAGTTGGTTCAACTTTTAGATTTTCGATTCCATTAAAAGAAGATACTTCTACCCAAAAAATAGATATACAAATAGATGTTAAAGAAGTGCCAATGAATAAAGGGAATAAAGAGGTTATTCTGGTTGCTGAAGACGATAATATTAATTTCCTTCTAATCGAAAAATTGTTAACCATGCTAAACTTCACTATTATTCGTGCAAAAAATGGAGAAGAAGCAATCTTGTTTTGTGAAGAAAATAAAGAAATAGACCTCGTTTTAATGGATATCAAAATGCCAGTTTTAGATGGTCATCAAGCTTTCAAAAAAATTAGAACATTTAATAAAACGGTTCCAATAATTGCGCAAACATCCTATTCTTTTCCAGAAGAAATTGAAAAAATAAAAGAATTAGGCTTTAATGATTTCATTACAAAACCAATAGAGAAAGAGAAACTATTCATGTTGATTGAAAAATACTTAAAGAAATAG
- a CDS encoding aldo/keto reductase: MEYNRCGKSGLLMPQISLGLWHNFGSVDDFENAENIAKEAFDKGITHFDLANNYGPIPGSAEENFGKIVQRNFKGFLRDELLITTKAGFKMWEGPYGEWGSRKYLISSLNQSLKRMQLDYVDVFYSHRPDPNTPIEETMAALDFAVRSGKALYAGISNYNAEESAIAIDVLQKLGTPCVVHQTKYSMFERTPEQGLLDVIGQKEIGCVAFSPLAQGLLTNKYLKGIPENSRAANPNGYLQSSDVTEEVIQKITALNSLAKERSQSLAQMAIAWLLKEERITSVLVGASSINQLNDNLESLKRLDFSSKELQKIEAILK, from the coding sequence ATGGAATATAATAGATGTGGAAAAAGCGGACTATTAATGCCGCAAATTTCTTTAGGACTGTGGCATAATTTCGGATCAGTTGATGATTTTGAAAATGCTGAAAATATAGCAAAGGAAGCTTTTGATAAAGGAATAACTCATTTTGATTTAGCTAATAATTATGGCCCAATTCCAGGTTCGGCAGAAGAAAATTTTGGTAAAATTGTACAAAGAAATTTCAAAGGATTCCTAAGAGATGAACTTCTAATCACGACTAAAGCTGGATTTAAAATGTGGGAAGGACCTTATGGAGAATGGGGTTCTAGAAAATATTTAATTTCTAGCTTAAATCAAAGTTTAAAAAGAATGCAACTAGACTATGTAGATGTTTTTTATTCTCATAGACCAGATCCAAATACTCCAATAGAAGAAACAATGGCTGCATTAGATTTTGCTGTTCGATCAGGAAAAGCACTTTATGCAGGAATTAGTAATTATAATGCGGAAGAATCAGCAATTGCAATTGATGTTTTGCAAAAATTAGGAACACCTTGTGTAGTGCATCAAACAAAATATTCTATGTTTGAGCGCACACCAGAACAAGGCTTGTTAGATGTTATAGGACAGAAAGAAATTGGCTGTGTTGCATTTTCACCTTTAGCACAAGGATTATTAACAAATAAATATTTAAAAGGAATTCCAGAAAACTCAAGGGCGGCAAATCCAAACGGATATTTACAATCATCAGATGTAACAGAAGAAGTAATTCAAAAGATTACAGCATTAAATTCACTAGCAAAAGAAAGATCGCAATCATTAGCACAAATGGCTATCGCTTGGTTATTGAAAGAGGAGAGAATAACATCGGTTCTTGTAGGAGCAAGTTCTATAAATCAATTAAATGATAATTTAGAAAGCTTAAAAAGGTTAGATTTTTCAAGTAAAGAATTACAAAAAATTGAAGCGATATTAAAATAA
- a CDS encoding peptidoglycan endopeptidase gives MKLYVVSNHIYKNIKRTIYMANFKIIVIFFLFVNSFAIAQNNTHKVKKGETIYSITRKYDMSEKTLYKLNPKIKDKVLQVNTVLTIQKIKEEDLVETTNELAENLRTHKVKKGESFATISKKYNISIEALTSLNPKVKPRRLKAGTILKILNKEEKVQEEVIAETNTNNGQSNKKIEHIILPKETKYGISKKYDITIEALENLNPEIKTNFPVGYVLTIQSGETEPSVLNEEETLLVNAMSDNFLKKADILVEKASEFIGTRYRSGGTTPSGFDCSGLMLTTFKEIDLTLPRTSGDQANYGDEVRKNKAQKGDLIFFATGRKKSRINHVGMITEVSDGEIKFIHSSTSAGVIISSLNESYYSTRFKQINRVLN, from the coding sequence TTGAAATTATACGTTGTGTCAAATCATATTTATAAAAACATTAAACGAACTATCTACATGGCTAATTTCAAGATTATTGTTATATTTTTTCTATTTGTCAATAGTTTTGCTATTGCACAAAACAATACACATAAGGTAAAAAAAGGAGAAACAATATATTCAATAACAAGGAAATATGATATGTCAGAAAAGACATTGTATAAATTAAATCCAAAAATTAAAGACAAAGTACTGCAAGTAAATACCGTTTTAACTATTCAGAAAATAAAAGAAGAAGACTTAGTTGAAACCACTAACGAATTAGCTGAAAACCTTAGAACGCATAAAGTAAAAAAAGGTGAATCATTCGCTACAATTTCGAAAAAATATAATATAAGTATTGAAGCGTTAACGTCACTTAATCCTAAAGTCAAACCAAGAAGATTAAAAGCAGGAACCATTTTGAAGATCCTAAATAAGGAAGAAAAAGTTCAAGAAGAAGTGATTGCTGAAACCAATACAAATAATGGACAAAGTAATAAAAAGATAGAACATATCATTCTACCAAAAGAAACGAAATATGGTATTTCAAAAAAATATGATATTACTATTGAAGCCTTAGAAAATTTAAATCCAGAGATAAAAACAAATTTTCCTGTTGGATATGTTTTAACAATTCAGTCAGGTGAAACAGAACCTTCTGTTCTTAATGAGGAAGAGACACTACTAGTTAATGCAATGTCTGATAATTTTCTTAAAAAAGCAGATATACTAGTAGAAAAAGCATCAGAATTCATTGGTACACGATACAGAAGTGGCGGAACAACTCCAAGCGGTTTCGATTGTTCGGGTTTAATGTTAACAACGTTTAAAGAAATAGACTTAACATTACCTAGAACATCAGGAGATCAAGCAAATTACGGAGATGAAGTTAGAAAAAATAAAGCACAAAAAGGCGACTTGATTTTCTTTGCAACAGGACGAAAAAAGAGTAGAATTAACCATGTTGGAATGATAACTGAAGTTTCAGATGGAGAAATAAAATTCATACATTCTTCCACGTCAGCAGGCGTAATAATATCTTCTTTAAATGAATCGTATTATTCCACTCGATTTAAACAAATTAATAGAGTATTAAACTAA
- a CDS encoding acetyl-CoA carboxylase biotin carboxyl carrier protein subunit, protein MSNHYKLNVNNTFQFDLDNDIVSQLDAVSVEKDKFHILKDNTPYQAEIIATDFINKTYTVKVNNTTYTVAIANALDMLIKEMGFEVGASKQVNAIKAPMPGLILEIAVAVGQEVKENDPLLILEAMKMENSILSPREGVIKSVTMTKGAAVEKGALLIEFE, encoded by the coding sequence ATGAGTAATCATTATAAACTAAACGTAAACAATACTTTTCAATTCGATCTTGATAACGATATTGTTTCTCAATTAGACGCTGTAAGTGTTGAAAAAGATAAATTTCACATTTTAAAAGACAACACACCTTATCAAGCAGAAATTATAGCAACCGATTTTATCAATAAAACCTATACGGTAAAAGTAAATAATACGACTTATACTGTAGCTATTGCGAATGCATTAGATATGTTGATAAAAGAAATGGGATTCGAAGTTGGTGCCTCAAAGCAAGTAAATGCAATTAAAGCACCTATGCCTGGTTTAATTTTAGAAATTGCTGTAGCAGTTGGACAAGAAGTAAAAGAAAACGATCCTTTATTGATATTAGAAGCCATGAAAATGGAAAATAGTATATTGTCGCCTCGTGAGGGAGTAATCAAATCGGTTACAATGACAAAAGGAGCAGCAGTAGAAAAAGGAGCTTTATTAATTGAATTCGAGTAA
- the accC gene encoding acetyl-CoA carboxylase biotin carboxylase subunit produces the protein MKKILVANRGEIAIRVMQTAKKMGIKTVAVYSVADRNAPHVKFADEAVCIGEAPSSQSYLRGDKIIEVCKQLNVDGIHPGYGFLSENADFADLVEKSNITFIGPKSKAMHMMGNKLAAKDAVKDYDIPMVPGVDEAITDIPKAKKVAVEIGFPILIKAAAGGGGKGMRVVNNEAEFESQMNRAVSEAVSAFGDGSVFIEKYVGSPRHIEIQVMADGHGNIIYLFERECSVQRRHQKVVEEAPSSVLTPEIRKAMGEAAVKVAKACDYLGAGTVEFLLDENKNFYFLEMNTRLQVEHPVTELITGMDLVEMQIRVARGEALTVKQEDLQITGHAMELRVYAEDPLNDFLPSVGNLEVYQLPVGEGIRVDNGFEQGMDVPIYYDPMLAKLITYGKTREESIELMIKAIANYKVEGISTTLPFGTFVMEHEAFRSGDFDTHFVKKYYDAEVLKAQAAKEAEIAALVALKKYLEDQKIVRLPN, from the coding sequence ATGAAAAAAATATTAGTAGCAAATCGTGGTGAAATTGCCATAAGAGTAATGCAAACAGCAAAGAAAATGGGAATCAAAACCGTTGCTGTTTATTCGGTTGCCGATAGAAATGCACCTCATGTAAAATTTGCTGATGAAGCAGTTTGTATTGGAGAAGCACCTTCAAGTCAATCGTATTTACGAGGAGATAAAATAATAGAAGTTTGTAAACAACTTAATGTAGATGGAATACATCCAGGATACGGATTTCTAAGTGAAAATGCAGACTTTGCCGATTTAGTAGAAAAAAGCAACATCACTTTCATTGGGCCTAAGTCGAAAGCTATGCACATGATGGGAAATAAATTAGCAGCTAAAGATGCTGTTAAAGATTATGATATCCCTATGGTTCCTGGTGTAGATGAAGCAATTACAGATATACCAAAAGCAAAAAAAGTTGCCGTTGAAATTGGTTTCCCAATTTTAATTAAAGCAGCAGCTGGTGGTGGTGGAAAAGGAATGCGTGTTGTAAATAACGAAGCGGAATTTGAATCACAAATGAATCGTGCAGTTTCTGAAGCGGTTTCTGCTTTTGGAGATGGTTCTGTTTTTATCGAAAAATACGTTGGTTCTCCACGTCATATCGAAATTCAAGTTATGGCTGATGGTCACGGAAATATCATTTACCTTTTCGAAAGAGAATGTTCTGTACAACGTCGTCATCAAAAAGTAGTAGAAGAAGCACCTTCATCGGTGTTAACACCTGAAATCCGTAAAGCAATGGGTGAAGCTGCTGTAAAAGTAGCCAAAGCTTGTGATTATTTAGGAGCGGGAACAGTCGAATTTCTTTTAGACGAAAATAAAAATTTCTATTTCTTAGAAATGAATACGCGTTTGCAAGTAGAACATCCAGTAACGGAATTAATTACAGGAATGGATTTAGTAGAAATGCAAATTCGTGTGGCTCGTGGTGAAGCGCTTACTGTAAAACAAGAAGACTTGCAAATTACTGGTCATGCAATGGAATTACGTGTTTATGCAGAAGATCCATTAAACGACTTTTTACCAAGTGTTGGGAATCTTGAAGTATATCAATTGCCTGTTGGCGAAGGAATTCGTGTAGATAACGGTTTCGAGCAAGGAATGGATGTACCCATTTATTATGATCCAATGTTAGCGAAGTTAATTACGTACGGAAAAACACGTGAAGAGTCTATCGAATTAATGATAAAAGCGATTGCTAATTATAAAGTAGAAGGAATTAGTACAACATTACCTTTTGGAACTTTTGTAATGGAACATGAAGCGTTTCGTTCAGGAGATTTTGATACACATTTCGTGAAAAAATACTATGATGCTGAGGTATTGAAAGCTCAAGCGGCAAAAGAAGCAGAAATTGCTGCTTTAGTAGCTTTGAAAAAATATTTGGAAGACCAAAAGATAGTTCGATTACCTAATTAG
- a CDS encoding acyl-CoA carboxylase subunit beta, which yields MQDKIKTLEDKLAQAYLGGGEKRIAKQHEKKKLTARERVNYLMDEGSFEEIGALVTHRTTDFGMQNEIYYGDGVITGYGTINGRPVYVFAQDFTVFGGALSETHAEKICKVMDMALKANVPMIGLNDSGGARIQEGVRSLGGYADIFYKNVQASGVIPQISAIMGPCAGGAVYSPAMTDFTMMVEGSSYMFVTGPSVVKTVTNEEVTAEELGGASTHSTKSGVAHITSTNDIECLEDLKRLLSYLPQSNKELPTKLPYELNDEVREQLANLIPDNANKPYDMHDVIKGIIDEESFYEIHKNYAENIIVGFARIGGRSVGVVANQPMFLAGCLDVNSSIKAARFTRFCDAFNIPLLVLVDVPGFLPGTDQEWNGIIVHGAKLLYALSEATVPKVTVITRKAYGGAYDVMNSKHIGADFNFAWPSAEIAVMGAKGASEIIFKKEISEANDPAAKLLEKEAEYAEKFANPYSAAQRGFIDEVILPQDTRRKLLKAFSMLEHKVVDTPKRKHGNIPL from the coding sequence ATGCAAGACAAAATAAAAACATTAGAAGATAAATTAGCCCAAGCTTATTTAGGTGGAGGTGAAAAAAGAATAGCAAAACAACACGAAAAGAAAAAGTTAACGGCTCGTGAGCGTGTCAATTATTTAATGGACGAAGGTTCATTTGAAGAAATTGGCGCATTAGTTACACATAGAACAACCGATTTCGGAATGCAAAACGAAATCTATTATGGAGATGGTGTAATTACAGGTTACGGGACTATTAATGGGCGACCAGTGTATGTTTTTGCACAAGATTTTACCGTTTTTGGTGGAGCATTATCAGAAACACATGCAGAGAAAATATGCAAAGTTATGGACATGGCTTTAAAAGCAAATGTTCCTATGATTGGTTTAAACGATTCTGGTGGTGCACGTATTCAAGAAGGAGTGCGTTCATTAGGAGGTTATGCGGATATTTTCTACAAAAACGTACAAGCCTCTGGGGTAATTCCTCAAATTTCTGCAATTATGGGACCATGCGCTGGTGGAGCCGTGTATTCTCCGGCTATGACCGATTTTACCATGATGGTGGAAGGAAGTAGTTATATGTTTGTAACCGGACCAAGTGTTGTAAAAACGGTAACTAATGAAGAAGTAACTGCCGAAGAATTAGGTGGAGCAAGTACGCATTCTACAAAATCGGGAGTGGCACATATTACGTCTACAAACGATATTGAATGTTTAGAAGATTTAAAAAGATTATTGAGCTATTTACCTCAAAGTAATAAAGAATTGCCAACAAAATTACCTTACGAATTAAACGATGAGGTTCGTGAACAATTGGCAAATCTTATTCCAGATAATGCGAATAAGCCTTACGATATGCACGATGTTATTAAAGGTATTATTGATGAAGAATCGTTTTACGAAATTCATAAAAATTATGCCGAAAACATTATTGTAGGTTTTGCAAGAATTGGTGGTAGAAGTGTTGGAGTAGTAGCCAACCAACCGATGTTTTTAGCAGGTTGTTTAGATGTAAATTCGTCTATAAAAGCAGCGCGTTTTACACGTTTTTGTGATGCGTTTAATATTCCATTATTAGTATTGGTAGATGTACCCGGTTTCTTACCAGGAACAGATCAAGAATGGAACGGAATTATCGTTCACGGAGCAAAATTATTATATGCATTAAGTGAAGCAACTGTGCCAAAAGTGACTGTAATTACACGTAAAGCCTATGGTGGAGCGTATGACGTAATGAATTCGAAACACATTGGTGCCGACTTTAATTTTGCTTGGCCAAGTGCAGAAATTGCAGTAATGGGAGCCAAAGGAGCTTCAGAGATTATCTTTAAGAAAGAAATTAGCGAAGCAAACGATCCTGCAGCAAAACTTTTAGAAAAAGAAGCAGAATATGCAGAGAAATTTGCAAATCCATATAGCGCAGCACAACGCGGCTTTATCGATGAGGTTATTTTACCACAAGACACGCGCAGAAAATTGCTTAAAGCATTTAGTATGCTAGAACACAAAGTAGTTGATACTCCAAAACGCAAACACGGAAATATTCCTTTATAA
- a CDS encoding SIMPL domain-containing protein, with protein MKHIFPFFFLFCTLLTFSQNETPKYIDVTGSSVLEVTPDQFFVKVIITEYWEEEYKNNSKAKHYKTKVELDSVEKELFKIVNDFEIKKENIITENIRSFNRAKKKETLISKTYKIKFNDFYIMDDFINELNFKGFDRIEFSEFTHSKITEFRKQVKIEALNQAKLKADYLLQSLGKERGDPLIIEEIDNDSFARANTFSSNSFNSKLDSSPTGFKPILIRFEIKARFEIK; from the coding sequence ATGAAACATATTTTTCCTTTTTTCTTTTTATTTTGCACTCTCTTAACTTTCTCTCAAAATGAAACTCCAAAATATATTGATGTGACAGGCTCTAGCGTTTTAGAGGTAACTCCAGATCAGTTCTTTGTAAAAGTCATTATTACTGAATATTGGGAAGAAGAATATAAAAACAATAGTAAAGCGAAGCATTATAAAACAAAAGTGGAGTTAGATTCTGTTGAAAAAGAGTTATTTAAAATTGTTAATGATTTTGAAATTAAAAAAGAAAATATCATTACTGAAAACATAAGATCATTTAATAGAGCTAAAAAGAAAGAAACTTTAATCAGTAAAACTTATAAAATAAAATTCAATGATTTCTATATAATGGATGATTTTATAAATGAACTCAACTTTAAAGGTTTTGACCGAATTGAATTTTCCGAGTTTACACATTCTAAGATTACTGAGTTTAGAAAACAAGTTAAAATTGAAGCTTTAAATCAGGCGAAATTGAAAGCTGATTATTTACTTCAAAGCTTAGGCAAAGAACGTGGTGATCCATTAATTATAGAAGAAATAGATAACGATTCTTTTGCAAGAGCTAATACATTTAGTTCGAATTCTTTTAATAGTAAACTAGACTCAAGCCCAACAGGTTTTAAACCAATACTTATTCGCTTTGAAATAAAAGCTCGTTTTGAGATAAAATAG